The stretch of DNA GGGTTAAAGCTAAGGGTTAATCAGTCACGATAAAAAGTGTGCTTGAAAGTAAGCTCTTGTGTGGTGTCGCCCTGCCGAATGCTGATAAAAAAACGATACTCATCGTCGTCCCGGTGCGGTATCTGGGTGATGTAATAAATTGCATCACCGTCGATAAAACGCCGAAACTGCAAATCACGGCGCTGCCCCAGATCATTTAATGCATGTCCTTCAATGCTGACCCGCTGCGGCGTTTTCTGCTCGCTGGTGGCGTCCAGTACCGAAATATTGATAACACCTCTGGAATTGCTTCGCGTCAGGTCATACTGACTGGCAACCTGAGGCTGCAAAAAAGTGCTGGGAAAAGCACTGTAATGCACTTCCCAGTCACCCAGTTTCTGCATATTCTGGCCCAGGTCGTCCGTGGCCAGTGCCGGGGCGCTGAGCGCAGTAATGCTAAGCAATAATGCCGTCGAGATAAGGCACCAGGTGCGTATTATTTTCATTACTAACCCCTGTTTAACTAATAGCGATACGTAAAAACTGAATAAGAATAATCAGTACCAGAACCGAAAGATCAAGCCCGCCAATTGGAGGGATGATACGACGGATAGGGGCTAACATAGGTTCAGTGAGTTGCTGGAAAACCATTTCCATCGGATTATTGCCCTGGCTGAACCAGCTCATTAACGCACGCACGATCAAAATCCAGAACATCAGTTGCAAGGTGATAGTAATCGCATTGCGCACCGCGACTATAGCTATAGCCGTAAAGGGCGCACTTTGTCCCGTAAGCTGAAGTATAACCAGCAGGTTAATAATGCTTAAGGCCAGCAAAAGCACTATGCCCGCTGTATCCAGTCTGCCCGCTGACGGAATTAATTTACGTAATGGAGTTAACAGAGGATTGGTTACCTTAACCACAAACTGACTTAGCGGATTGAAAAAATCTGCCCGGGCCAACTGCAGCCATATACGCAAAATAACAACCATCATGTAGAGGCTGAACAG from Aliidiomarina minuta encodes:
- a CDS encoding YggT family protein, translated to MNNGTIFLIETLFSLYMMVVILRIWLQLARADFFNPLSQFVVKVTNPLLTPLRKLIPSAGRLDTAGIVLLLALSIINLLVILQLTGQSAPFTAIAIVAVRNAITITLQLMFWILIVRALMSWFSQGNNPMEMVFQQLTEPMLAPIRRIIPPIGGLDLSVLVLIILIQFLRIAIS
- a CDS encoding DUF4426 domain-containing protein produces the protein MKIIRTWCLISTALLLSITALSAPALATDDLGQNMQKLGDWEVHYSAFPSTFLQPQVASQYDLTRSNSRGVINISVLDATSEQKTPQRVSIEGHALNDLGQRRDLQFRRFIDGDAIYYITQIPHRDDDEYRFFISIRQGDTTQELTFKHTFYRD